The DNA window GCCCGACCACCGCATGAAGCACCGGCGCGACGGCGAGCCCGTACACCAGGACCATCAGTCCCAGGCTCGCGAGGTCTCGTCGGTCGTGCGGATTCAGCAAGGTCGAGTGAGGGGGGAGGGGAGTGGCCGCCTCCTACCCGGCTTCCCCCGTGCACGCAAGACAGCCTCCGACGCCTCACCCGAAATCCGTCTCGCAATGAATGGCATGTGATCGCCGCGCTTCCCGCACTCCGCACGCAGCGCGCATCGTCACGTTGCTTCGCGAAGTGCTCCCATCCGGCGCGCCACGCATCCCTGCTTTGGATTTCCCCGCGCATCCCCCCACGCCCCATGCTCCGCGCCGTGGATCAGCGGCTCCCCGGTTGGGGACCCGGACCCGAAGCCCCCTGAGTCCCAACGGCCTCCCGTCCTGTGCCCTCCACGACGGACCCACCGCGTCCCTCTGGTCACTCCCCCACACCGTCGTCCTCCAACTCCCCCTCCAGGGTGTAGGGCCTGTAGTCCGTTTGACGCGCCGCATTGATTCCCGTGTCACACGGGACAAACCATCATTACAATCCACCTGTGCGTTCTGAATCCGCAGCGCTCCGCCAGCTCCCCGCAGAAGGGCACGTTCCACCGACGAAGCCGCGCTCCGAGCGGCTCAAGGCCCTGGCCACCGAGGAGTTCGACGTCCTCATCATCGGCGGCGGTGTCACCGGCGCCGGCTCCGCGCGAGACGCCACCCTGCGTGGCCTCAAGGTCGCGCTCGTCGAACGCGAGGACTTCGCCAGCGGCACCTCCAGCCGCTCCTCCCGCCTCATCCACGGAGGGCTGCGCTACCTCGAGCATGGCCACCTGGGCCTCGTCTTCGAGTCCAGCATCGAGCGCCGCCGTCTCCTGAAGCTCGCGCCTCACCTGGTGCGGCCGCTCGCCTTCGTCTGGCCAGTCTACGCGGGCGCTCGCGTGCCTCGCTGGAAGCTCAACGCGGGCCTCATGCTCTACGACGCCCTCTCCCTCTTCCGGAACGTGAGGGGCTACAAGCGCCTCAACCGCAAGCAGCTCCACGAGGCCGAGCCGCACCTGCGCACCGAGACCCTCAAGGGCGGCGCCCGCTACTACGACGCGGCCACCGACGACGCACGCCTCACCCTGGCCAACGCCATCGGCGCCGCCGAGTCCGGCGCCGTCGTCCTCAATCACGCCTCCGTGCGACAGCTCACCGTCGTCGACGGACACGCCCGCGGCGCCACCGTGGTGGACCACCTCACCGGCCAGCACATCCAGGTGCGGGCCCGCGTCATCGTCAACGCCACCGGTCCGTGGAGCGATGAGATTCGCAAGCTCGACTCGCCCGATGGCACCGCCCACGCCGTGCGCGGCAGCAAGGGCGTCCACATCGCCGTGCCTCGCGAGCGCCTGGGCAACCGCGACGCCCTCACGCTGCTGTCCCCCAAGGACGGCCGCGTCATGTTCGTCCTCCCCGCAGACCACTTCACCATCATCGGCACCACGGAGACGTCCACCCGCGCGCACCCCGCGGAGGTCCGCGCCAGCGAGTCCGACGTCGCCTATCTCCTCGAGTCCGCCAACGCCTTCTTCCCCAACGCCCACCTCACCCGCGAGGACGTGGTGAGCGCCTGGGCCGGCATCCGCCCTCTCTCCGCC is part of the Myxococcus landrumus genome and encodes:
- the glpD gene encoding glycerol-3-phosphate dehydrogenase, encoding MRSESAALRQLPAEGHVPPTKPRSERLKALATEEFDVLIIGGGVTGAGSARDATLRGLKVALVEREDFASGTSSRSSRLIHGGLRYLEHGHLGLVFESSIERRRLLKLAPHLVRPLAFVWPVYAGARVPRWKLNAGLMLYDALSLFRNVRGYKRLNRKQLHEAEPHLRTETLKGGARYYDAATDDARLTLANAIGAAESGAVVLNHASVRQLTVVDGHARGATVVDHLTGQHIQVRARVIVNATGPWSDEIRKLDSPDGTAHAVRGSKGVHIAVPRERLGNRDALTLLSPKDGRVMFVLPADHFTIIGTTETSTRAHPAEVRASESDVAYLLESANAFFPNAHLTREDVVSAWAGIRPLSASGYHGNTDAGSASREHHIDISPTGVLAISGGKLTTYRVMARDVVNAVERQLNQPRHKSATESLPLPGGDIPNLDAELAAARDAIGDADTATHLVRAYGSRWRQVWALTREESSLAQPLASGLPYRAAEAVWGVTHEFVHSLSDLLIRRLKVAFETRDLGRGAAQVAASVMAPRLGWDAAETQRQLDLYAADALRIFGVDSAEA